A window of bacterium contains these coding sequences:
- the rplM gene encoding 50S ribosomal protein L13, translating to MKTYMAKEKDLQKKWYVIDAGSQILGRMASHIAHILRGKHKPIYTPYLDTGDNVVVINAQKVNVTGKKAEQKIYYHHTTYPGHLKSIKYNKLMAQSPDKVIRLAVKRMLPKGVLGRKMLKKLHIYPGNTHPHQAQQPEMLNR from the coding sequence ATGAAAACTTATATGGCTAAAGAAAAAGACTTGCAAAAAAAATGGTATGTTATAGATGCAGGAAGTCAAATACTGGGGCGTATGGCAAGTCACATCGCTCATATCCTGCGAGGTAAACATAAACCAATCTATACTCCCTACTTAGACACGGGTGATAATGTAGTCGTGATTAATGCACAGAAGGTTAATGTGACGGGTAAGAAGGCAGAGCAAAAAATTTATTACCACCATACTACCTATCCTGGTCATTTAAAGAGTATAAAATATAACAAATTAATGGCTCAGTCCCCGGATAAGGTAATTAGATTAGCGGTGAAGAGGATGTTGCCAAAAGGGGTATTAGGCAGAAAAATGCTTAAAAAGTTACACATCTATCCAGGTAATACTCATCCTCATCAGGCTCAACAACCAGAAATGTTAAATAGGTAA